The Silene latifolia isolate original U9 population chromosome Y, ASM4854445v1, whole genome shotgun sequence sequence actgttgttgtatctgtttgtgttcttcggggtgcatccccggctgagtggagtcacttgcgggagtggcttcacgcccttgattcgcctcctgtggaacccgccacaggagggatgtgcacattaaggaacatgggtttatcgctcggtgagatgagcggggcttaggtgggaacggctgcggtccccatcgcgcGTGTGGagtactgttgcgatgggtactctggtagggctacacactttagtgtgtagtcagttgtgtggagattgatgatagagactggggattgatgtgttgattgagctgcttggtatttgcttcatgttggtttgtatcgtgtaattagtactaatcccgtttaaatgttttaaaaattgtggttatccatttgggggtggtgagcagttattgagcaggtatgatatgacgcgtatgggatagctgggatgagtcatcacgtggcagctagaagtcttccgctgtgtcagatgatattttatagctttgatagttttagcagtagaccgtctgagaatcttatATTTCAGTTTaagagttttggttttgatcatgtaatcactttaaactatattgttatttaaattatgtttcttcattgtcatttgattatcattacctcaggtaaccgagatggtgacgttcttataccttaaggggtcctggtaaggcacttggagtatggtggTGTCACACGTATAAACTACCCACATGTTCATCTCACATTCCCAACataatatacaagttttataagTTTAACAAAATAAACATAACTACGCATGCAAATACACGCAACTCCTTATATAATCATTCAAACGATCTATTCATGttatcaaaatgccacattataaacacgcAACATACTTTTCATTCAATTCAACATGCAAACACGTCTCCTTCAACTTTTATCCATACTTCCAATtctccacatccaacatccaacaattcacaacacatGCTATTAGGTACACATACAGAACAAAAGGCAACACATACGAGCCTGACACGTACcctcatgtgaccggttcaaaattgcagggcgagttcgcgactttaggacgtctcgcaagcctttgcattagctcctacaacttttaccccgggttcattttaattgactcccgatgttcattagattcattggttacaggtttcaggatcgtcgctctgataccactttgtgacacccccatactccaagtgccttaccaggaccactcaagtataagaacgtcaccatctcggtttcccgaggcaatgataatcaaaagataaTAACGATACATAATTTAAATAGTGATAaattttaagtgattacaatccaaaaccaaactgatgaaagtataatacatgttctccaaaaaccaaaaGCCCAATAACTAAACAAAATGTCTGACAACATCGAAaaactcttctaactgcaagtgatgactcatcccagctagcccataagcaccatatcaaacctgctcaacaactgctcaccacccccgaatggatcaccacaattttataaaacaaagacggggtcagtactaatcacacaataatATAATTACAATCAGACAAGAAATCAACatagctcaatcgtcacatcaacccgaactccatcactaactcctcaatactgactacacactaaagtgtgtagcccttccagagtacccatcgcaacaggttactcctcgccgctagtgggggaccgcagccgttcccacctaagccccgctcatcttcatcgagcgataaacccaaatccattaatgtgcacatcccttctgtggtgggttccatagaaggcgaatcatgggcgtgaagccactcccgcaagtgactccactcaaccaagGACGccccccgaagatcacagacagatacaatcaacaacaaccaatatgataaaatccaacaaccgtcacagtaCCAATattatactttaacaacaatcacaatcaacaccaaaccacattatgtgactaatactgagtagggaaaccctacctggaatgcaaacacaagcagacgatctcaagagctgtatcaaaacctctcctctacgaatcctcctcctctcacatgatcacataattactactagcacaactaaccataaaaagccccaatcccccaaattagggtttaaacaaagttaattaaatgctataaaattggtatgtagatcttacccttgacgcaaggatcacaaggacacaaagaacgatgaaatccgacctctcaagctccgggatttgtcaataatgcggatgaagagaacaacgtagttttaaACCTCCTTTGAGTGAATTAGATTTATAAAAAGTGTTTAGGGAAGAAGACAATATAAAATATCTACTAATCCGCGTCATTATCAAGacccgtcaaaatattacccgtcaaccgagctactcgatcgagtaactaacgtactcgatcgagtgccacttactcgatcgagtgccaaagctactcgatcgagtaccctacaggaagactactgtttcgtaactcaaaatacccttactcgatagagtaaggcccactcgatagagtacccagagactcataaaaccgtagtattatagagTCTCTCTGAAGAAGTCGTTCAGCTTGTAACGCGGCGTGGTATCCGCGGTTAAGGGTAGGAAGAGGGTCGAGTTAAAATTGTTGGTTTCGCAGTTGTCCATACAAACTACAATCTAAGCCCATAAAAAATTGATTAAGGCGTTCATTATCTAGTCTTTTTATCGCCTTAGTAGCAATGTCACAGGTGCATTTACCGCACTCGCAAGCAAACGGGGGTTCGTGGATTGTAAGAGCATCCCAAAGTGTCTTTAATTTACCGTAATATTTAGTAAGAGACATACCTTTCTTTTGTCGACACTCGCCGAGTTCAGATTTTAAGGAATAAATTGATGTACCGTCAATCACAGCGAAGCGTTCGGCCAAATCCCCCCACATAACGGCTGCATCTTCGACAAAAGGTACGCTCTCAAGCACAGAAGGATCGATAGTTGCCCAAAGCCAAGAGACAATCGTACAGTGAACAACCTCCCATTGACCAAGCATGAAGGAATCCGTCGGTTTTGCAACGGTCTTGTCACAAAAACCAAATTTTCGACGAGACTTCAACGTCATTCGCATCGAACGGCTCCAATCATCATAGTTATGAGTATTTAGAAGAACAATTGAGAGTTTGAGGTTTGGGAGATCCCCATATCCGAGATAGAACGGGGACAGAGGATCGATTTTTGGGGTAGAAGATCCCGTCTGGGAAGAAAGGGGTATTTCACCGTCGCCAATAGTCATGGCAGGACGATGGGAGAAGGGTGTTTGAAGGAATTTGTTTGGAATTTAGAAAAATTGGCTCGATGATACCATGTTAACCATGATGCATAAACAGAGAAGGAAAGGCAGAGGAATGGAAAGCGTAATTTTTGTGTTTCTTATTGATAAATTCACCAAATATATAGTACAATAGGTCAAGGATATCGTAACAAACTCATATGTGTTACCAAAACTATTGGCTAAATAATAGGAAAATATAAAACTGATTACTCGAGATAAGGAAAGGAATATTTGCGGATATTGTGCTATCTTCACACAAGATCCGTCTAATACTTAACATTAAACTAACAATAGTTGAACTATAGTCCCACCTTTACAACAAAAAACACAAATAACAAAATAGAGCAAATATGGAGGGTTTTTAGGATAAACACTTTAATTTTCAAGTTATATGCAAAATCTAAAATTAAGTttttgatagatgaaccaactcaaccaaaaccttaaggtgatggttgaggcccaactattataaatattcctattacgctcactcactcaaatgcccgttgggcttgaagagtggttagttgtacaccggctcccccgtaccgtgtgctgggtttccacttcgagtttttatggagttttgaggTTGCTAGGATTTGAACCatgaccttcggtcacactggctctgataccatgatagatgaaccaactcaaccaaaaccttaaggtgatggttgaggcccaactattataaataataggaatatttataatagttgggcctcaaccatcaccttaaggttttggttgaggcctaactattataaatattcctctTAGTTTTGTATATTTAATAACTTCTGAATTTAATCTAAAACTTCTTGTTTTCAAGTTAAAACATAAGAGTCTCTAACTTGAAATTTAAATTAAGTTCTTAAATTAATAATGTTAGAAATCAAAGttttcaacttaaataaatacttttcaactttaataaatttaaaagTTTTCATCTTAATAATGTTAGATATCAGACTTTTTCATTTATGAGCCTAGAGTTTCAAAGTTCAAATTAAGTGCAAATATCACCTTTAAATAAATTATCCCATGAAGGCATCAGAAACCTTAGTTTTCAAGCTAAAAGGCCAGATTTTATGTTACTGAAGTTTTCTAATTAGATACGACTATTTTTTAGCTCCAGTTTTTGATTCAAAAACTTCAGATTTCAACTTAAAAACCGGATTTCTAAAATTGACTTCCGAAATACCACGTTTAAAATCTTAAAATCCGTAACTGATTGATGTGAAACTTGAATCACGTATTGTTTGTTTTGCTTACATCTCCATCTTCAGACACACGGATTCTGAATTCGAGCATGAGATTTCAAGCTAAAAACCCCAATTTTCAACTTAAAAATCACATGTTTTCATATGTAGCCAATGTGGGAATTGAAACCACACCTTGTGTTTTACACACGCTCTTCCATTTGAGCTAATCGGCTTTGATTTAACTAATTGTTGTCTTGTTGATTGATAGCATATGTAGTTCGTAATATTAGCAGTAAGTTTAACATGAGTATGATAGTGAATCCATTTGGTTACTAGAAAACTCTACCTCAACCAAAATCACAATATTTAAACGTCattcgatcatttgtttacctttagttaaaatacctcttaccaaaaataaaaattataaatagaTGATTAGGGCGGAAGTGTAATTTTCACAATTCAACCGAAAAGTAGAAAAGCTTCATAGGTCACTTGAGATATTTTAATACCATCTCGTTTCTCTATGAGAGAATTGATTTTTCACATATACAAACCGAACTACAAATACATTAAAATTTGGAATAAAGACTATATATTttaacacacacaaaaaaaaatctgatcaacaataaacaaaataagcGCAACAAACAAACCTTGTTTACTAAATCATTCTTGAGTCTTGACATTGGATGTTggttgatgaagaagatgatatGAATTGAAATTGTGGCGTTTGCATAAGATGCTCATAGAATTTCTTGCTTGAAGGGAGATGAAAGGAGGTTGAAATAGGAAGATATTGGTAAGTTATATCTGTTAGAGAATAATTAGGAGTAGCCTaattattcccatattatttgtagcCTTAATTTGTTAATCATGTTTCCATGTCTCTTGCCCTATATCATGCAACATGTCCCTTGATATTAGGTAAAGTACTCTAGTCTAACCTAGCTTTCTCATGTATATATACTCATGCTGTATTCTCTATTCAATATCATTCAAATAATATAATTCACATTTCCTACATGGTATCAGGAGAAAGGTTCGTCCTCCGTACCAAACCATAAATTCCTTCGTGTTTCTCGACCTCCTTCAATGTCTGGCAACACGATTCCCAACAAGGCAGAGCCATCCAAACCTCTCGTCCTTGTCAACCTCCACGCCATCACAAAATTTGACGGATCTAACTATCAACAATGGCGGCTTCAATTTGAGTCGCTCCTTCAAGGTTATGATCTCTCGTCCTTCATTGATGGCGAAACCGTACCACCTCAACCCCTTCTCACAGAGAAAGACAAAACCCCTGTCCCAAATCCGGAGTACAGTACATGGTTTCGGCAAGACAAATTGCTATTCAGTGCCGTGGCAAGCACTCTCACCCCATCCATTAGCCCCATCCTCAACCGTCTCCAAACTACTCAAGAGGCGTGGGATGCCCTAGCAGCCACCTACGCTCGCCCTTCCCGTGGTCACATCAAACAACTCCGCCACAAACTGAAAAATATAACCAAAGGTACCTCACCCATAACTGACTATATGAACAAAATCAAAGCCACCATTGATGAACTTGCTCTTCTTGGCACCATCATTCCTCAAGAGGATGTCACGGATCAAATCCTTGACGGACTTGACAACTCCTATCAATCTGTGATTGATACCGTCAATGCTCGTGACACCCCTATTACCTTTCAAGAACTCCACGAAAAACTAATTCGTAGAGAACTTGTTCTTCTCCAAACTGCAACTCCTTCCCCTACCTCGTTTACACCCATGGCCCACCCAACTCATGCTCGCACTTCCACCCTTCCACCTCATACCCAGCGTCATACCACCACTCCACCCACCACTACCCCTGGAAATCAGAATCCGAACAACCCCTTCCGTGGCAAATGTCAGTGGTGTCATGTGCAGGGTCATACTCTATCCTACTGCTCTGTTTTCAAAACGCTGCACCCCAACATCCACGTTCCCAAATATGTCCGCACCCCATCCACTCCTGCCCAAGCCAACCCGACAGTACTCACACCCATACCTCCTTCTCCTTGGCTACTCGACAGCGGTGCCTCGCATCACGTTACCACTGACCTTGCTAACCTCGCCCTTCACCACCCTTATGACGGGACCGATGAAATCGTCATAGGTGACGGGTCAGGTCTCCCCATCTCCAATGCGGGTTCTGTCTCTCTCCCTTACTCTTCATCCTCATCTTTTCATATGTCTAATGTTCTCCATGTACCTCAAATGCATAAAAATATCATCTCTGTCTCAAAGTTTTGTGCTGAAAACAATGTATTTATTAATTTTCATTCCGATTTTTTTGTTGTGAAGGACTCTAAAACCGGCACTCAACTCTTCACGGGACCAGCCAACGACGGCGTTTACTATTGGCCGATGAAGTCGTTCCCGCAAGCCCACACCACCCTGCTTCAACCTGCGGATCTCCACCACCGCTTTGGTCATCCGCATTTATCTGTTCTTAAAAATATTCTTGCTAGTTTTACTTTCAAACATTCTATTTCCACTAATGAACACTGCAACTCTTGTCATATTTATAAGAGTCATAAGTTACCATTTGATATTTCGTCGCTTAAATCCAATTTTCCACTCGAAGTTATCTTTAGTGACTTATGGACATCGCCCGTCTACTCTTTTGACAACTACAAATACTATGTCATTTTTGTTGACCATTTTACAAAATTTACATGGTTATTTCCCCTCAAAAAGAAGTCAGACACGAGACAAGTTTTTCTTAATTTTCGTACTTTCGTTGAAAAACAATTTTCCCGACCCATCCTCACATTGTATTCCGATAATGGTGGCGAGTTCGAAAAATTGAAACCAGACCTAGCCACTAACGGCATACAACACCTTACCTCCCCTCCTCATACTCCCGAGCATAACGGATTTGCGGAACGACGTCATCGCCACATAGTTGATACCGGCCTTGCGCTGCTTTCGCACTCCTCCATGCCCCTCGGTTATTGGTCATTAGCCTTCCAAACTGCTGTCTATCTCATCAATAGAATGCCAACTTCCACCCTTCACAATCAATCCCCGTACTTTTGCCTTTACAACACTCACCCGAAATATGCCAATTTTCACAACTTCGGAAGCCTTTGCTACCCTTGGCTCCGCCCCTACACAACTCATAAACTTGACCCCCGTTCCGCTGCCTGTGTATTTGTTGGGTATTCCCCGACTCAACACGCCTACCCATGTCTTGACCCCACCTCTAACCGTATCTACAGCTCCCGCCATGTTCGATTTATCGAACATCACTACCCCTTCCACCACTCTCCGCTGCCCTCCACCTCACTACCCACCTCCGACGTATGGTGCCAGGTCTCCATTCCCCTTCTCTCCTCGGCTTCTGATCCCCAACAACCTGCCCATACCCCTGATCATACCCCTGCCACTATCGCAGACCTCTCACCCACCCCCCACACCGAACCCATCTCACCCTCTTCACCTGCCTCCACTGAAACTCCTC is a genomic window containing:
- the LOC141632066 gene encoding uncharacterized protein LOC141632066, with protein sequence MTLKSRRKFGFCDKTVAKPTDSFMLGQWEVVHCTIVSWLWATIDPSVLESVPFVEDAAVMWGDLAERFAVIDGTSIYSLKSELGECRQKKGMSLTKYYGKLKTLWDALTIHEPPFACECGKCTCDIATKAIKRLDNERLNQFFMGLDCSLYGQLRNQQF